CGAATGAGCGGAACTGCACAACGCGATACTGCTATATTTTTAATAGCTTCTTGCGCATACCCAGTCTGCGCAAAACCATGATTTGGCATAAAAAATCGGGTCAGGAAGCGACAGGCGCCAAAGGTGCAGCGAGCGTTTTATCAACCACCGCTTTCACCGGCTTGTCAGCCTTTTCGACTTTCTCGGGCTTGGCCGCCTTTTCAGGCTCGGCGCTGCCTGGCGCGGCCTGCACCAGCGGAATGCCCAGCGCTTCACGCACCTTGTTTTCGATCTCGATGGCCAGCGCCGGGTTTTCCTTCAGGAATTCGCGCGAGTTGTCGCGGCCCTGGCCGATTTTCTCGCCCCGGTAGGCATACCAGGCGCCGGCCTTCTCGACGACATGGTTGGCCACGCCCAGATCGAGCACTTCGCCCAGGCGGCTGATGCCCTCGCCATACAGAATGTCGAACTCGGCCATCTTGAACGGCGATGCCACCTTGTTTTTCACCACCTTGACGCGCGTTTCGTTGCCGATGACCTCGTCGCCCTTCTTGATCGAGCCGATGCGGCGGATGTCCAGACGCACCGAGGCGTAGAACTTCAGCGCGTTGCCGCCGGTCGTGGTTTCAGGGCTGCCGAACATCACGCCAATCTTCATGCGGATCTGGTTGATGAAGATCACCATGCAATTGGCCTTCTTGATGGTGGCGGTCAGCTTGCGCAGCGCCTGGCTCATCAGGCGCGCCTGCAGGCCGGGCAGCGAGTCGCCCATTTCGCCTTCAAGCTCGGCCTTGGGCGTGAGCGCCGCAACCGAGTCGATGACGATCAGATCGACCGCACCCGAGCGGGTCAGCGAATCGACGATTTCCAGCGCCTGCTCGCCGGTGTCGGGCTGCGAGATCAGCAGCTCCTGCAGATTGACGCCGAGCTTTTGCGCGTACTGGATGTCCAGCGCATGCTCGGCATCGACGAAGGCGCAGGTGCCGCCGATTTTTTGCATCTCGGCAATCACCTGCAGCGTCAGCGTGGTCTTGCCCGACGACTCGGGGCCGTAGATCTCGACCACCCGGCCGCGCGGCAAGCCGCCCACGCCGAGCGCGATGTCGAGGCCCAGCGAGCCGGTCGAGACCACCTGGATGTCTTCAATCACCTCGCCGGCGCCCAGCTTCATGATGGTGCCCTTGCCAAACTGCTTTTCAATCTGGGCCAGCGCGGCGGCCAGCGCCCGGGCTTTCTCGGTGTTCAGGGCGGTGGGGGCTTTGATCGGTGCGTCCATGGAAAATTTCCTTAAAAATCAATGGGGTAAAAAGTTCTGCACGTCCTTTTCACCAATAATTTCAGCCTGGTCTGGAACACAGTACTGGGTGCATGAACAGTACTTTATGGGCAACATGGAAAGAAGTAAACCCTGTTTTTAGTCAGTTTGCCTGACGAAATGCCGCTGGATAAAGTAGCATTGCCTGATGCACGAAACCACCATTTCAAGCGCCCATGCCGGCTACGACACCAGCTGGCGCCTGACCCACCTGGGCCGGCTGATGGGTGAAGCCCTGCGCCGTTTTGACGAGCGCGTGCTCTGGCTCATGGCCAGCAATGTGGAGGTGCCGCTGGCGCTGTCCAACCTGGCGGCGCGCGACCAGGTGGGCGCGGCGCACATCCACATCACGCGCCACCTGGCCGTCGGCGGCTCGCGCCTGACCGACCTGGCGCTGAGCGCCGGCATGAGCAAGCAGGCCATGGGCAACCTGGTCGATCAGTGCGAAGCCTGGGGCATTGTCAGGCGCGATGCCGATCCGCATGACCGGCGCGCGCGGCGCGTGGTGTTCACCGAATCCGGCCTGGCCTGGCTGGAGGCTTTCCGTTGCGCCGTGGTGCAGGCCGAAGACGAGTTCCGCCAGGCCGTCGGCGACGATGTCGCGACCGTGGTGGCACTGGGGCTCGAAGCGTATGCCGTGCCTTGAAAGGGCTAGCGCAGCCCTGCGTGGCCCCCTGACAACCTTGTCAGGGGCATGGCGCATGGTTACCCACCTTGAGGCCTAAAATTCAAAGGAGAAAAAACTATCACTCCGCACGTCTTGATGCGGCTGATTTCTGGAGACAAGCCATGCGTATTCTGATTGCCGAAGACGACCAGGTTCTGGCCGACGGCCTGCTGCGCACCCTGCGCGCGTCCGGCGCCGCGGCAGACCATGTGGCCAGCGGCACCGAGGCCGACGCCGCACTGCTGACCAACACCGAATTCGACCTGCTGATCCTGGACCTGGGCCTGCCGCGCATGCACGGGCTGGAAGTGCTCAAGCGCCTGCGCGCGCGCGGCTCGACGCTGCCGGTGCTGATCCTGACGGCGGCCGACAGCGTCGAAGAGCGCGTCAAGGGGCTGGACTACGGCGCCGACGACTACATGGCCAAGCCGTTTTCGCTGCAGGAACTCGAAGCGCGGGTGCGCGCCCTGGTGCGGCGCGGCGTGGGCGGCGGCAGCAGCACCATCAAGCACGGCCCGCTGGTGTATGACCAGGCCGGCCGCGTGGCGACCATCGACGGCCACATGATCGAGCTGTCGGCGCGCGAGCTGGGCCTGCTCGAAGTGCTGCTGCAGCGCGCCGGCCGCCTGGTCAGCAAGGACCAGCTGGTCGAGCGCCTGTGCGAATGGGGCGAGGAAGTCAGCAACAACGCCATCGAGGTGTATATCCACCGGCTGCGCAAGAAAATCGAAAAAGGGCCGGTACGGATTGCCACCGTGCGCGGGCTCGGCTACTGCCTTGAAAAAATCCCCGGGTAGCCATGTCAGCACTGAGGGTAAATAGGGAAGCCACGGTCGTAGCGCCGGCCCGCCCCCGCATCCTCCAGCAAGGGCCGCGGAACCGGCTTTGCCGGGCCGCAGGCGCAGCGCCCCCTCGGGGGGCAGCGAACCACACGCAGTGGGGAGCGTGGGGGCCTATTTGGCCCTGAGACTCTTTCAGCGCGAGCGGCGCAGCCTGTTTGGCGAAATCCTGGACTGGATGCTCACGCCGCTGCTGCTGCTGTGGCCCATCAGCCTGGTGCTGACCTGGCTGGTGGCGCAAAACATTGCCGGCAAGCCCTTCGACCGGGCGCTTGAATACAACGTGCAGGCACTGGCCAAGCTGCTGGTGGTCAAGAACAACCTGGTCCAGTTCAACCTGACGGCGCCGGCGCGCGAGATTTTGCGCGCCGATGACACCGACCTGATCTACTACCAGGTGATGGGAACGCACGGCGAATACCTGAGCGGCGAGCACGACCTGCCCGCGCCGCCCGATGAGGAAAAACTGGGCGACGGCGAAGTGCGGCTGCGCGAGGACTTCATCCTGGGCGAGGCGGTCCGCGTGGCCTACACCTGGATCAAGGTGGACGTGAAAGGCGCCACGCCGGCAAACCTTCCGGTGCTGGTGCAGGTGGCCGAAACACTGGAAAAGCGCAAGACGCTGGCCACCGAGATCGTCAAGGGAACAATGGTGCCGCAGTTCGTCACGCTGCCGCTGGCCGTGCTGCTGGTGTGGCTGGCGCTGGTGCGCGGCATCAAGCCGCTGGCGCAGCTCGAAAAGCGCATCCGCGCCCGCAAGCCCGACGACATGAGCCCGCTCGATGAAACCGGCGTGCCCGAGGAAGTGGTGCCGCTGGTCGATTCGGTCAACGACCTGCTGAGCCGGCTCAAGGTGTCGCTATCAACCCAGAAGCGCTTTCTGGCCGATGCCGCGCACCAGCTCAAGACACCGCTGGCCGGGCTGCGCATGCAGGCCGACCTGGCGCAGCGCGAAACCGATGCCGATGAACTCAAAAAGTCGCTCAAGCACATCGGCCAGGCCAGCATCCGCGCAACGCACACCGTCAACCAGCTGCTGGCGCTGGCACGCGCCGAAACCACCGGCCGCGCACTGGCCAAGCAGCGCGTGGACATGGTGAAAATCGTCTCGGAGATCATGGCCGATTCGGTGCCGCGCGCGCTGGAAAAGAAGATCGACCTGGGCTATGACGGCCCCGAGGCCGGCGAGCAGGCGACCTCCCTTCAGGGCAACCCGACGCTGCTGGGCGAGCTGGTGCGCAACCTGCTGGACAACGCCATCAACTACACGCCCCAGGGCGGCCATGTCACGCTGCGGCTGATGGTGGACCGGTTCAGCGGCATCCTGGTGCTGATCGTCGAGGACTCGGGGCCGGGCATTCCGGAGTCCGAGCGCGAACTGGTGTTCCAGCCCTTTTACCGCGCGCTGGGCACCAACGTCGATGGCTCGGGCCTGGGGCTGGCCATCGTGCAGGAAATCGCGCAGCAGCACGGCGCGGCCATCACGATAGAAGACGCCGACCTGCCGGGCCACCCGGATTCGCCGGGCACGCGCGTGACGCTGCGTTTCGTGGGCATGGGCTGAAGCGGCCCCGGCGACTCAAAAATAGTATCAAACAAGGCTTTTGCGCACTATCCACATGCGTGTACAGCTATATTATTAATAGCATTTTGGCGCTATCGCAATGATTGTCAGGCGCGGCGGCAGCGCCACAATGGGTCATCGTCCTA
This DNA window, taken from Polaromonas hydrogenivorans, encodes the following:
- the recA gene encoding recombinase RecA; this translates as MDAPIKAPTALNTEKARALAAALAQIEKQFGKGTIMKLGAGEVIEDIQVVSTGSLGLDIALGVGGLPRGRVVEIYGPESSGKTTLTLQVIAEMQKIGGTCAFVDAEHALDIQYAQKLGVNLQELLISQPDTGEQALEIVDSLTRSGAVDLIVIDSVAALTPKAELEGEMGDSLPGLQARLMSQALRKLTATIKKANCMVIFINQIRMKIGVMFGSPETTTGGNALKFYASVRLDIRRIGSIKKGDEVIGNETRVKVVKNKVASPFKMAEFDILYGEGISRLGEVLDLGVANHVVEKAGAWYAYRGEKIGQGRDNSREFLKENPALAIEIENKVREALGIPLVQAAPGSAEPEKAAKPEKVEKADKPVKAVVDKTLAAPLAPVAS
- a CDS encoding MarR family winged helix-turn-helix transcriptional regulator, which produces MHETTISSAHAGYDTSWRLTHLGRLMGEALRRFDERVLWLMASNVEVPLALSNLAARDQVGAAHIHITRHLAVGGSRLTDLALSAGMSKQAMGNLVDQCEAWGIVRRDADPHDRRARRVVFTESGLAWLEAFRCAVVQAEDEFRQAVGDDVATVVALGLEAYAVP
- a CDS encoding response regulator transcription factor yields the protein MRILIAEDDQVLADGLLRTLRASGAAADHVASGTEADAALLTNTEFDLLILDLGLPRMHGLEVLKRLRARGSTLPVLILTAADSVEERVKGLDYGADDYMAKPFSLQELEARVRALVRRGVGGGSSTIKHGPLVYDQAGRVATIDGHMIELSARELGLLEVLLQRAGRLVSKDQLVERLCEWGEEVSNNAIEVYIHRLRKKIEKGPVRIATVRGLGYCLEKIPG
- a CDS encoding sensor histidine kinase — its product is MRLFQRERRSLFGEILDWMLTPLLLLWPISLVLTWLVAQNIAGKPFDRALEYNVQALAKLLVVKNNLVQFNLTAPAREILRADDTDLIYYQVMGTHGEYLSGEHDLPAPPDEEKLGDGEVRLREDFILGEAVRVAYTWIKVDVKGATPANLPVLVQVAETLEKRKTLATEIVKGTMVPQFVTLPLAVLLVWLALVRGIKPLAQLEKRIRARKPDDMSPLDETGVPEEVVPLVDSVNDLLSRLKVSLSTQKRFLADAAHQLKTPLAGLRMQADLAQRETDADELKKSLKHIGQASIRATHTVNQLLALARAETTGRALAKQRVDMVKIVSEIMADSVPRALEKKIDLGYDGPEAGEQATSLQGNPTLLGELVRNLLDNAINYTPQGGHVTLRLMVDRFSGILVLIVEDSGPGIPESERELVFQPFYRALGTNVDGSGLGLAIVQEIAQQHGAAITIEDADLPGHPDSPGTRVTLRFVGMG